From Candidatus Pedobacter colombiensis, one genomic window encodes:
- a CDS encoding MBL fold metallo-hydrolase: protein MYSILVVIIVLVLVTVWVLNLPVFGKAPEGARFERLKMLPNFRADGTLDNLSPTPMKPDNVSYWDMVVGMIKGNENSVPKKALPHLNPDFTESIQTKLIWFGHSSYYLQIDGVKILVDPVFSERPSPISFIGSKNFKGTDFIKAEDFPDLDIILITHDHYDHLDYQSILKLKNKARLFITSLGVGAHLEYWGIPVDKIVELAWGEETVADGLKFTATPARHFTGRKFKRNQTLWSAFVLQGAKHKLYLGGDSGYDKHFKQAGEQYGPFDLAILECGQYNAYWPFIHMFPEQTVQAANDLNAKVLLPVHWGKFTLAMHSWNEPAIRVVNKAKSENFKITTPLLGEPVILDENYPSKEWWLDI, encoded by the coding sequence ATGTATTCCATCTTAGTTGTTATAATTGTTTTAGTCTTGGTTACTGTATGGGTATTAAATTTACCTGTATTCGGAAAAGCGCCTGAAGGTGCTCGTTTCGAACGATTGAAAATGCTGCCTAATTTTAGGGCAGACGGAACATTGGATAATCTGTCGCCTACTCCTATGAAGCCGGATAATGTAAGCTATTGGGATATGGTTGTGGGAATGATAAAAGGAAATGAAAATAGTGTACCTAAAAAAGCGCTACCTCACCTTAACCCTGATTTTACAGAAAGTATCCAAACCAAGTTAATTTGGTTTGGCCATTCTTCTTATTATTTACAGATTGATGGGGTCAAAATTTTGGTAGATCCTGTTTTTAGCGAGCGGCCTTCTCCGATTTCATTTATTGGTTCTAAGAATTTTAAAGGGACAGATTTTATTAAGGCTGAAGATTTTCCTGACTTGGACATCATCCTGATTACCCATGATCATTATGATCACCTGGATTATCAAAGTATATTAAAGTTGAAAAATAAAGCCAGGCTTTTTATTACTTCTTTAGGAGTAGGGGCGCATCTGGAGTATTGGGGAATACCTGTAGATAAAATCGTAGAACTAGCCTGGGGTGAAGAAACCGTTGCTGATGGCTTAAAATTTACAGCTACACCGGCACGTCATTTTACAGGGAGAAAATTTAAAAGAAACCAGACTTTATGGTCTGCTTTTGTATTGCAGGGGGCAAAGCATAAATTGTATTTGGGAGGTGATTCGGGCTATGATAAGCATTTTAAACAAGCCGGTGAACAATATGGACCTTTTGATCTGGCTATATTGGAATGTGGACAGTACAATGCTTATTGGCCATTTATTCACATGTTTCCGGAACAAACGGTTCAGGCGGCTAACGATTTAAATGCAAAAGTTTTACTTCCTGTACACTGGGGTAAGTTTACTTTGGCCATGCATAGCTGGAATGAACCTGCAATAAGGGTAGTAAATAAGGCTAAATCGGAGAATTTTAAAATAACCACACCTTTATTGGGAGAACCGGTTATTTTAGATGAAAATTATCCTTCAAAAGAATGGTGGTTGGATATATAG
- the miaA gene encoding tRNA (adenosine(37)-N6)-dimethylallyltransferase MiaA, which produces MDKKTLFVILGPTASGKTKLAVNLANTLNGEIISADSRQVFEGMDIGTGKDLEEYIINGRKIPYHLIDIRKAGESYNVNEFKEDFYSAFKTITEKNALPILCGGTGMYIHSILQNHEYTAIPQNAPLRSMLEELDVVELRNILSAYSPEFTAHADLSSRKRLIRAIEVSSYLTENTLKKIERPTFNPFVIGLTLDVGLRRKRIIDRLDLRLKQGLINEVEQLINEGVSKEKLIFYGLEYKFVVSYLSGEIDFDMLKDKLGIAICQFAKRQMTFFRKMEKDGIEINWIDSDHSSDLLPQALSLYDKYLSTKS; this is translated from the coding sequence ATGGATAAAAAAACGCTCTTTGTGATATTGGGGCCAACTGCATCTGGTAAGACAAAGTTAGCTGTCAACCTGGCAAATACATTAAACGGCGAAATTATTAGTGCGGATAGTAGGCAAGTGTTTGAAGGAATGGATATTGGAACTGGAAAAGATCTTGAGGAATATATCATCAATGGCAGAAAAATTCCTTACCATTTGATTGATATTAGAAAAGCAGGGGAAAGTTATAATGTAAATGAGTTTAAGGAGGATTTCTATAGTGCTTTTAAAACAATAACTGAAAAAAATGCACTTCCCATATTATGTGGGGGGACTGGTATGTATATTCATAGCATTCTACAGAACCATGAGTACACGGCAATTCCACAAAACGCCCCGTTAAGATCCATGTTAGAGGAGCTTGATGTGGTTGAATTGCGGAATATTTTGTCAGCATATTCTCCCGAATTTACTGCTCATGCGGATTTGTCTTCAAGAAAAAGATTAATCAGAGCAATTGAAGTTTCTTCTTATTTAACAGAAAATACACTCAAAAAAATAGAAAGACCGACTTTTAATCCTTTTGTTATAGGGTTGACTTTGGATGTTGGTTTGCGCAGAAAAAGAATCATCGACAGATTGGATTTAAGACTTAAGCAAGGCTTAATAAATGAAGTAGAGCAGTTGATTAACGAAGGAGTTTCTAAAGAAAAACTTATATTCTATGGTCTTGAATATAAGTTTGTTGTTTCCTATCTCTCGGGTGAGATAGATTTCGATATGCTGAAAGATAAATTAGGCATTGCTATATGTCAGTTTGCTAAGCGGCAAATGACTTTTTTCAGAAAAATGGAGAAGGATGGAATTGAAATAAACTGGATAG